Genomic DNA from Pseudomonas fitomaticsae:
GGTGCTGATGTTCACCCGAGGCAACAGTGAAGCCGCTGAAAAGGCCTTGCTCCGGGCGCAGGACATTGCCGTCGCGCTGAACGACTACGGCTCTCAGCTGAGGTTGCTGGGCCGCTTGCAGATCTTCTACGAGCGCATCGGTGATTTCCCGTCGTCGCTGGCCTGGGCGGAGCAGGCCGCTGTGGTCGGCAACATCCTCAACGAGCCCGCCGCCATCGCGATTGCTTCATCGCTGACCGGGATTTCCCATCATCTGCTCGGCAATCAGCGTCTGGCTCGCCAGGAACTGGAAAGTTCGTTGCGCAACAGTTTGCCGTCCCATCCCAGCAACACGATTTACTACGGCTTCGATCACCGCAATCGCACGGGGCTGGCGCTGGCGCGTTCGCTGTGGCTGCAGGGCTATCCCGATCAGGCCCGGCGCTTGGCCGAGCAGATCGAGGCCGAAGCATTCGCGCTGCAGCATCCGGTCACTTACTGCATCGCCATGGTCTGGATCTTGTGCATCTATATCTGGACCGGTGATCTGGCGAAGGCCACCGCGAGCCTCGAGCGGTTCAGCGCCATCGCCGAAACCAACGCACTGGGCCCCTACATTGCCGCTTGCCACGGGTTGCGCGCGGCGATCGCCATCCGTGCCGAGGAACTCGGCGAAGCAGTTGCCATGCTGGAGGAAAGTCTGGCGCGGTTGCGGGGCATGCGTTACGAACTGCTGACGACCTCATTCGAAATCGCACTGGCCGAAGGCCTGATGCTGGCGGGTCAACACCCAAAGGCACTGACCCTGGTCGACGGCACCATCGATCACTGCCGCCGAAGCGGTGATGCCTTTGCGCTGCCGGAACTACTGCGAATCAAGGCCGGTATTCTCAAGGTTATCCAGGCCGATGATGAGCAGGCCATGTTGGCGGTTCTTGAGGATTCCATTGCGCTGAGTCGCAAGCAGGGCGCGTGGGCGTGGGAGTTGCGGTCATCGATGGATCTGGCCCGGTTCTGGCTTGAACAGGGTCAACCGGATCAAGCCCGGGCGTTGCTCGGTGCCTGCCGCGAGCGGGCGTCGGAAGGCTTCGACAGCCTTGACCTGCGTCGGCTGGAAAGCTTCTGGCAGAGCTTGCCCGCTACTCCGGCGTAATCAGGGCGGCCATTTTCACCAGGTCCGCCAGCGAACGGGCCTTCATCTTGCGCATCACTTTGCCGCGATGGGCCTTCACGGTGATTTCGCTGATGTTGAGGTCGGCGGCAATCAGCTTGTTTAACCGCCCGCTGACCACCGAGGCCATGATTTCCTGCTCGCGCGGCGTCAGGGTCTTGTAGGCCTCGAGCAGTGAGCGCAGGTTCTTTTCTCCCTCCAGCGCCACGCGACTGCTTTGCAGCGCATCGGCCATGGCGCTGAGGATCACCTCGTCGTTGAACGGTTTGGTCAGAAACTCCACCGCGCCGGCCTTCAGGGCCCGCACCGTGCGCGGAATATCGCCGTAGCCGGTGATGAAGATGATCGGCATGTTGTGGCGTTCATCGGCCAGGGCGGTCTGCAGATCCAGGCCGCTCAGGTCGGGCAGGTTGATGTCCAGCACCAGACAGCTGGGCACCAGCGCCCGGGGCGCGTCGAGAAAATCCTGCGCGGACTCGAACAGCCGTGGCTGCCAACCGGCGAAGCGGATCATCAGTTCGAGCGACTCGCGCACGGAAATGTCGTCATCGACAACGAATACGACGGGCGTGACCTCACTCATCGGTAATGCTCCACGGGAAGGGGCGATTGCGTTGTTCGCGTTCAACATGTCGATTCCTTGTTCTGTTCGGCTTCACGCTCAGTCGAGGGGCAGGGCGGCGCTCAGGGCCTTGAGCAATTGGGCTTCGCTGAACGGTTTGAACAGGCACTCGACCGCGCCACTGTTCAGCAGCTTCGCCTGTTCGCTGGCGTCGCCGTGCGCGGTGATGAAAATCACCGGAATGCGATAGTCACGCCGCAGCAGCTCGCGTTGCAGATCAGGTCCCGACATGCCGGGCATGGCCACGTCGAGAATCAGGCAGTGCGTCAGGTCCAGATAGGGCGATGCCAGAAACGCCTGCGCCGAGGCAAACGCCTGGACGGCGAAGCCGAACTCCTTGATCAGGTCAGGCAGTGATTCACGAACCGATTCGTCGTCATCGACCACCGATACGAGCAAATGCGTACCCATCAATCATTCTCCACGGTGCGATCGGCGAGGTCGCGGTTATCGGTTTGCGGCAAGTCCGTCGAATGCGGGATGGCAAAGGTAAACGTCGTACCCGGGCCGTCATTGGCGCTGGCCCACAGCTTCCCATCGTGGCGCTCGATGATCGAGCGACTGATGGACAGACCGACCCCCATGCCCGAACTTTTGGTGGTGTAGAACGCATTGAAAATGCGTTCGATGTCCTGCGGATCGACGCCGTTGCCGCTGTCCTTCACCGCCAGGTAAACGCTCTCGTCCGAGCCCAGACCGGTGCTGACGATCAATTGCCGGGGCCGGCCATGGATTGCACTCATGGCCTCGGCGGCATTCATGATCAGGTTGAGGATCACCTGTTGAAGCTGAACCCGGTCGCCCCTGACCAGCGGCAGGGTTTCGGCAAATTGTGGATGCAGCACCACGCCGTTGCGTTGCAGTTCGCCCAGCAGCATGGCGATGACTTCCCGTGCCGCATCATTCAGATTGACGTCTTCAATGGTGATGCTTTTTTTCGAGAACAACGCTCGCAATCGGTTGATGACGTCGGCGGCGCGATTGCCGTCGCGAATGGTGCGGCGTGCGGTTTCCCTGGCGCCATCGACATTCGGCGGGTCGGCGCCGAGCATGCGCAGGCAGGTGCTGGCGTTGGTGATGATGCCGGCCAGCGGTTGATTGACCTCGTGGGCTATCGACGCCGTGACCGCGCCAAGGCTGGCGACTCTGGCCAGGTGCGTCAGTTCCGAGCGCGCCTTGCTCAAGACCTCTTCGGCGAGCCGGCGCTGGGTGATGTCCTGCAGGGCGGCGATGTATTCGAAACCGTCCGGCGCATGGGCGATCGAGTGCGCCACCAGCCGCACGTATTTCACCGTGCCGTCGGGCATCAGCAGCCGATGTTCGTGTTCGAAGTCACGTCCCTTGCGGCGTTGGCGCTTGATCATTTCCCGATGGCTGGAGATGTCGTCCGGATGCACGCGGCGATAGATCGCCTCGAAGCCGGGCGGGGTGTCCGGGTCCAGTTCAAGGATGCGGTAGACCTCGTCCGACCAGGTGATCTCGTCGGTGCTCACCCGCCAGGAAAACGTACCGGTGGCGCTCAGGCGTTGGGCCTTGGCCAGAAAGACTTCCGCCCGTTTGCGGTCTTCGATGTCGGTGTTCTCGCCATACCAGCGCACGACCCGCCCCGTGTCATCGCGCTGGGGCACGGCGCGGATCAGGAACCAGCGGTAAACGCCGTCGAAGCGTCTCAGTCGGGCCTCGTATTCACCGGCGTTGCCCGATTGCAGAATCCTTTGCCAATAAACCGCCAGGCCCGGTGCGTCGTCGGGGTGGATGGACGCCGTCCAGCCGTCACCGCAGGCTTGTTCGACGGACATGCCGGTGTAGTCGCACCAGCGCTGATTGACGAAGCCGACGTTGCCTTCCGGCGAAGCGCTCCAGACAAAACCGGGGACGGCGTCGATGATCCCGCGCAGACGTTCTTCCGACGCGCTGACTTCGGCCAGGGCGCTGGCGATCAAGGCCTTGTCCCGGCGGCGCTCATCGATATCGACCTGCAGCACGCACCAGCGGGTGATGGTGCCTGCACTGTCTCTGATCGGCAGGCCGCGCACATGGAACCAGCGATAGACACCGTCGGCGCGGCGAATCCGGTGCTCGTTCTCATAGGGCGTGCCGGTACTGACCGAGTGCATCCAGGCAGCGATGACCGAGGGCAGGTCGTCCGGGTGCACGGTCTCGCTGGCCTGCCAGTTTTTCAGTTCATGGAGCGGGGCGCCGATGTACTCCATGATTTGCCGGTTGACCTGTTCCAGTTCACCGGACGGCGTCATGAAAGCGACCATGGCCGGGATGCTGTCGATGATCGAGTCGATCCCCGGCGCCGGCATGACCGCGTTACCCGCGCGGCCTGGACCGTCCTCGATGACGCGCTCTTGCTCGTTCGTCATACCGATTCTCATTGTGTGCAGTCACCGTTGAACAAAGATGCGCCTTCGGATGGCACTCGCCCATCATACTTTGGTGTCGCCCGTGGCGAATATCGGCCGACATTGCACACTGCGATGGGCATCACAGTGGCGCTTTTGTAAGCCACTGTATCTACGGCCCCTCTAGCCATACAAGCATGCACAGCGCCCGGTTGGCGAAACCGCCGGGATACATCCGCCGCGCAGCCTTGGCCCTGGTTTCAACGTCCTTCGACGTTGAGTGAAAGCAACGTGACGTCCGCGCTCCTGCCACCCGAAAGGCAGCAGGACCGGTCGTCCCGATGACAGGGCAGAACATTATGAAAGCAGTGGTTATCCAGGCCTTTGGCGGGCCCGAAGTGTTGACGGTGCAGGACATTCAACTGGCAGAACCGGGGCCCGGGCAAGTCCTGGTCAAGGTCATGGCGGCGGGTATCAATTTCATGGACACCGGTGCCCGACGCGGGCTCGGCGCTGCCTGGGAGCTACCGCTGACGCTGGGTGCAGAAGGCGCCGGCGTCGTCCTGGCCAGCGGCCCGCAGGTGACGGAGTTCGCTGTCGGTGACCGCGTGGCCTGGCATTACGTGCCGGGCAGCTACGCCGAACAGGTGATCGCCCCGGTCAGCCAGTTGGTGCCGCTGCCGGACGATATCGACTTCGCCACCGCCGCCAGCCTGATGATGCAGGGCCTGACCGCCAGCAATCTGGTGGACAAGGTGCACGCGATCCAGCCGGGCGACGTAGCCTTGGTGCATGCGGCGGCGGGGGGCGTGGGGCTGATGCTGACCCAGTTGATCAAGCTGCTGGGCGGCAAGGTCATAGGCCGGGTTTCTCATGCCGACAAGGTCGAGGCGGTGCTCGCGGCGGGGGCGGACTATGTGGTGATCGGGCGAGCGCAAAACATTGCCGGACAGGTCATGCGCCTGACGGAGGGGCAGCGCGTGAATGCCGTGTACGACGGCACGGGCGCGGAAGGCTTCGCCGACTCGCTGGAGATGCTGGATTATTTCGGCACCCTGGCCTTGTACGGGCCGTTCATGAACCCGATCCCGCCGATCGATATCTTCAGCGTGCCGCGCAGCATCAAGCTGACGTATCCCTCGGTCATGCACTACGTGCGCAACCGCGAAGTGCTGCTGGAAAAGTCCCGGCAACTGTTCGCGTGGGTCAGTGCCGGCAAACTGAAAGCCGTGATCGGCAAGCGTTATTCACTGGATGATGCGCAACAGGCCCATCGCGATATCGAGTCGCGCAACACGACGGGCAAGCTGATCATCGTCCCTTGACGCCACGCCAGATCAGCAGGGCCGCCAACACCTGGCTAACGGCGAAAAACGTGAACAGGTGTTGTGCGGTCCATCCGGCATCCAGCAGAAACCCGGCGACCACCGGCGAAATGATCGCCCCCAGACGCCCCGTCGCCAGCACCACGCCGACGCCGGTCGTACGGACCGACGTGCAGAACGCTTGAGGGGCCAGCACATACAGAGCCGCGACTGCACCATTGAGCATCAGCCCCAGCGTGACCGCCACGAGTGTCGCCAGACCGGGGACGCGCGTGGCCGGCAGCATCAGTGGCAGCAGGGCGGCGTTGAGCAGCAGAAAGCCCGACAACAAACGTCGGCAGCCGTAACGATTGGCCGCCAGACCCAGAAGCAGGGCGCCGAGCATGCCACCCAGCGCCAACAGCATCCCGATCCGGGCGCCTTGTTGGTCGGTAAAGCCATTGTCGACCAACAGGGCCGGCGTCCAGCTCATCACGAAGTAAAAGCAGAACATCAGCAGAAAGAGTGCCAGTGCCAGCGATGTGGTCTGTTGCCACTGACCGGGCGCAAACGGTCGGTTGGCGGTGTCAGTTGACGTTGGAGCGACGGGCGTGTGGTGTTCGAGTGCCAGAAATGACGGCGATTCTCGCAACCAAAAAATGCCGACCAGCGCTGCCACCAGCGTGATGCAACCCCCGGCCAGAAAGACATACCGCCAGCCCATCAAATCATTCAGTAAATGAGCCAGCACCCCGCCGAGGCTGGCGCCCATCGCAAAGGCGAGAGATTGCAACGCGATTGCCAGATTGCGCCGCTGCGGGCTGGCGTGTTCGAACGTCAGCACGTTCGCCCCCACCAGCACCGCCCCAGTGCCGATGCCGGTCAGTAGTCGCAAAAGCATCAACACGTGATGATCCGGGCTCCAGAACGACAGCAACATGCTCAGGCCGCTGAGCAGCAATCCGGCGAGCAACAAAGGCCTGCGCCCGAAGCGGTCGGCCCTGGGCGCGGCCAGCAGCGAACCGAGCGCCATCCCGACCAGACTTGCGCTCAATAGCAGGCCCAGTTGCGCGCCGCTCAACGCCCACTCGGCCGAAACCCGGCTGGCGGTGAAGGCCATGGCCATCACGTCCAGCCCGTCGATCACGTTGAACAGCATGCACAGCCCGATCACCCACCACTGCGACGTGGTCGATGGCGTGCCGCTCAGGCGTTCGAGCGCTGTTTCCCCACGCATCCGCAATCCTTGTTCCGCTCTGTGATTCAAATGGGTCTTTTCCCCGCCGCATTCTGCCCGTTAACCGCTGCTGAATTCGAGCGCGATTTTGTGCGCCAGGCCTGCGCCTCATACCAAGGTATCGACCGACACCATCGTGTAATCGCCCCGGTGCCAGCGCAGTGGTCTGATCCGATTGGCGATGCCTTTCGAATAATGACTACAAGGAGATCCATCATGGTTGCGCTTTCGTCCGGTCTTACCTGGCGCCATTGCCTGGCGTCATCCATCAGGGCAGGCGCGCTCGGCCTTGCCGTACTCGCGGGCAGTAGCGGCGTCTGGGCCGCGACCCCGGCAGCGGATCCGGCGCAAGCCATTCGCCCGTACACCATCCATGTGGACGAAGCGAAACTGAGCGACCTGCGCAAACGCATCGCCGATACCCGCTGGCCAGACAAGGAAACGGTCGGCGACGTGTCCCAAGGTGTGCAACTGGCGCAGGTCCAGGCGTTGGTTAAGTATTGGGGCGACGGCTATGACTGGCGCAAGGCTGAAGCGAAGCTCAACGCCTTGCCGGAGTTCGTGACCACCATCGACGGCGTCGACATCCAGTTCATCCACGTGCGTTCGCGCAATCCCAATGCGATGCCGCTGATCCTCACTCACGGCTGG
This window encodes:
- a CDS encoding response regulator transcription factor — encoded protein: MSEVTPVVFVVDDDISVRESLELMIRFAGWQPRLFESAQDFLDAPRALVPSCLVLDINLPDLSGLDLQTALADERHNMPIIFITGYGDIPRTVRALKAGAVEFLTKPFNDEVILSAMADALQSSRVALEGEKNLRSLLEAYKTLTPREQEIMASVVSGRLNKLIAADLNISEITVKAHRGKVMRKMKARSLADLVKMAALITPE
- a CDS encoding response regulator gives rise to the protein MGTHLLVSVVDDDESVRESLPDLIKEFGFAVQAFASAQAFLASPYLDLTHCLILDVAMPGMSGPDLQRELLRRDYRIPVIFITAHGDASEQAKLLNSGAVECLFKPFSEAQLLKALSAALPLD
- a CDS encoding PAS domain-containing sensor histidine kinase gives rise to the protein MTNEQERVIEDGPGRAGNAVMPAPGIDSIIDSIPAMVAFMTPSGELEQVNRQIMEYIGAPLHELKNWQASETVHPDDLPSVIAAWMHSVSTGTPYENEHRIRRADGVYRWFHVRGLPIRDSAGTITRWCVLQVDIDERRRDKALIASALAEVSASEERLRGIIDAVPGFVWSASPEGNVGFVNQRWCDYTGMSVEQACGDGWTASIHPDDAPGLAVYWQRILQSGNAGEYEARLRRFDGVYRWFLIRAVPQRDDTGRVVRWYGENTDIEDRKRAEVFLAKAQRLSATGTFSWRVSTDEITWSDEVYRILELDPDTPPGFEAIYRRVHPDDISSHREMIKRQRRKGRDFEHEHRLLMPDGTVKYVRLVAHSIAHAPDGFEYIAALQDITQRRLAEEVLSKARSELTHLARVASLGAVTASIAHEVNQPLAGIITNASTCLRMLGADPPNVDGARETARRTIRDGNRAADVINRLRALFSKKSITIEDVNLNDAAREVIAMLLGELQRNGVVLHPQFAETLPLVRGDRVQLQQVILNLIMNAAEAMSAIHGRPRQLIVSTGLGSDESVYLAVKDSGNGVDPQDIERIFNAFYTTKSSGMGVGLSISRSIIERHDGKLWASANDGPGTTFTFAIPHSTDLPQTDNRDLADRTVEND
- a CDS encoding quinone oxidoreductase family protein — encoded protein: MKAVVIQAFGGPEVLTVQDIQLAEPGPGQVLVKVMAAGINFMDTGARRGLGAAWELPLTLGAEGAGVVLASGPQVTEFAVGDRVAWHYVPGSYAEQVIAPVSQLVPLPDDIDFATAASLMMQGLTASNLVDKVHAIQPGDVALVHAAAGGVGLMLTQLIKLLGGKVIGRVSHADKVEAVLAAGADYVVIGRAQNIAGQVMRLTEGQRVNAVYDGTGAEGFADSLEMLDYFGTLALYGPFMNPIPPIDIFSVPRSIKLTYPSVMHYVRNREVLLEKSRQLFAWVSAGKLKAVIGKRYSLDDAQQAHRDIESRNTTGKLIIVP
- a CDS encoding MFS transporter; translation: MRGETALERLSGTPSTTSQWWVIGLCMLFNVIDGLDVMAMAFTASRVSAEWALSGAQLGLLLSASLVGMALGSLLAAPRADRFGRRPLLLAGLLLSGLSMLLSFWSPDHHVLMLLRLLTGIGTGAVLVGANVLTFEHASPQRRNLAIALQSLAFAMGASLGGVLAHLLNDLMGWRYVFLAGGCITLVAALVGIFWLRESPSFLALEHHTPVAPTSTDTANRPFAPGQWQQTTSLALALFLLMFCFYFVMSWTPALLVDNGFTDQQGARIGMLLALGGMLGALLLGLAANRYGCRRLLSGFLLLNAALLPLMLPATRVPGLATLVAVTLGLMLNGAVAALYVLAPQAFCTSVRTTGVGVVLATGRLGAIISPVVAGFLLDAGWTAQHLFTFFAVSQVLAALLIWRGVKGR